The genomic segment TGGGTGTAAGAAGACACTGACAGCAATAGTGAAGGTTTGGCCTTTTTTCTGTCTCCACATCGGAAAATTAAGATCACATGAAGCACACAGTGCACTCTTGAAAGCCATAATTGATGGTCTTCAGGTTCTTCCTGCCCTAAACTCTGCTTCTCGGTAAGATTCTGCATAACATGGTAACATGGTAAGACAGCAACAGGCTAGTCTGCAGGCTGTGGTGGCAGAGAAATAAGATGTACCAGAGATAGTTAATGGTGAATGCTGACAGTGAATGGGGGCTGTTTGGTCTAACTGTTgaggtttgatttggtttttgaatttatcttatattaaaaatagattttttatatACTATATCCTAATATGGTTCCCCCCTGTAGTCCTCCtactctctccccatttcctttctcACTTTTCTATCTATCCTTAGAAGACAACtatggggaaataaaataaaataaaataaaagtaacaaatcagaatatgaaaaaacaagcaaagagaagaaaagagcccaagagaagtcACAAAAAgtacagaagcagagacccactCTATTGCACAGTTAGGAAtcccataaacacacaaaactagaagccataataCATATGTGAAAAACCTGTAGGGTAAAAAGAGATAAGacattgaatatataaatacaatttaaaaatagaaataaaaaagccCTGatacattatgagacaaggaaccccCAAAGGTGCCACTGAGTTGGTTTTCTGTCAGCCATCTACTGCTGAGCCTACAGTCCACCATTAAGAGTAGTTTGCCCAGTGGGACTCCAttggaagaaacaaaatttatttgtaaATGGTTATCAATTGGAGTTAACTTTGGGATTAGGGAGAGGAGCATGTGTATTCAGTTCTCCTTTTAGCTCTAGGAtcccatctggtgcagacctgCAGCCCTGTTTACACTGCctcagtgtctgtgagttcaaatgtgCAATGATCCTGTTATAGAGGGTCTTGTTTCCTTGATGTCTTCCaacccctctggctcttgcacTCCCTCTGACATTATTTAAAAGAATCCAGTGTCTTAGAGAGGTTTTATTTGTGTAGCAGATGTGAGTGGGGATGATAATGATTAGTTTGCATGATGAATATATTACATAGAAGATAAAAGAACTGAAACAGGTTAGCATCAATGGAGAATACAGGTCATAAAATGCTGTATGTTGTATTTTCAAAGGAAATGCTTGCTATTATTTGCTGTGTGGAATGAAGAACAAGAGGCTTTCCCCCTATATATCATCATTAATGCTCTTGCGTAATATTAAAATATGCTATCTCTCATATGTGTTATCTCTTCTTTCCCCTACAGAGGCTCCAAACTGAAGGTCCTAGATTTGAGACAGGATGCTGACTGCAGGACCACGTGTTTTCAAATCAGGACcaaatctttttgttttcatgcTTGTTCTTACTCTCAAACCTCTTCTCGCAAAAGAGGAGAACATAGCACTGTAAATTTCGGATCTGAGGCTCAGATGTCCAGATATCCTACTGAATTACTAGTGGACCTTTCTCTTGATGGTAACTTGAGAACAAGggcatttttgtctttccttctgaGTAAAGTTGAACAGAGTTCAGGGTCCTTACACCTTTGCTGTCGTGATTTGCAAATTGATAAACTGTCTGACTATAACAATACCTTGAAACTTCTGAATCTGTTATGTACTGATCACCTGGCAGTTGATCAGGCTTCCCTGAATGATATCAATACCCTTTTGTCTCAGATGGTCCACTTGAACAGTCTTAGTTTGTCTAAAATCACCCTCGCATCTCTGAATgggaaaatattcaaaagtttCCTCACCCAACTTGAGCAAATGGAGAACCTTCAGGAGCTAAACTTGTCTTTCTTTTGCCTAACAAATCGTCTACACAAATTGCTCAGGTGAGCCTTTGAGGGGAGGTACCAGATTTCCTGGACACTCTGTTgttcagaaagaaatgaaattattctATAACATTCGTAAGCCACATTGGAATCTGTTGTGATGAGAATGTCAGCAGTATCACTACTGGAAATTTGAAACTGTTCAGTCAAgcactttatttataataagggGAAAAGTAGGTTTATAAAAAAAGTTGTATCCATTCATTTATGGAGCCAACCACAAGCACACAATACGGGGCCCAAATtagattaatgaaaaaaaaaaaacatagcctTTCTTTAGCTATCTAGAGATGAACTGGAAGCATGGTGGTGGAAGAAGAGATTTTATTCTGTCATGCTTACAGATGTGCTCATCAAATGATCTCCATAGTTCATAATGTCAGatcatttttcttcatgtgttATGCTCAAGAATTAGGTCCAGAATCTTGTGATTTAGGGACATGAATTTGGCCGTGATTCCTGACCCCATTCCACCAAACAGTAGAATTCTTTTCCCATGGACTATAAGTACCAAGTaggttaatttttttcacttagtATTTCATAGAACTGAGCATAGTACTATCTTGTACATATTCTGAAGATTACAAATCTGTGTCTAAGAGTGGGAAAGTACATTTCTTAAGGTTATAAACCTATTAAGTGACTTAAAGCCCACATTGTTAGTTGCTGCAGCAACATATGTGCAAAGTGGTTTATTATTGATTCATAGATGTAGTTCCCCTCACCAATTCCTCATTCTTCAGCAGtgcttctttgttttctccctACAGAGTCCTGCCACGTGATCTGGACTACTTGAATTTGCCTTTCTGTGAGCTTTCTTACAGAGACTTCAGATTTCTGTCCCAGTGTCCTCAGGCCACTCACCTCAAGCTGCTGAATATCAGTAACAACCCAATATCGTGGGAAGATAGTGAGCCTTTACAAACACTCATAGATAATGTCTCTGGTACCCTGCAGCATCTAGAGATGAATCACTGCTTTATAACAGATTCTACAATATTTTCTCTTATCCCAGCTCTCAGCCACTGTTCCCACCTCCGAGTACTTAGTTTTTCTTCTAACCCCATTACAATGTCCATGCTCATAAGAATCCTGCAAAATGTACTACCACTAATGGAACTGAAATATGTGATTTACCCTATCCCTGTGCATTGCTATGAACGATGGTATTTTCAGGGTACTTTAAACCAACAAAAGCTTGCTGATGTGCATGCACAACTGAAGGCGATGCTACAGGCAGCACAGAGGAGTGACATGAACTGGATCACGTTTTCAGAGTGAAATTCACAGTTCAACCAATTTTCAATACTGATATGTGTCATTTAAGTACTCAGTGTTCTTTCATGAATTCCACAGAGTTCATATGTAAGATTCTTATGTTGTAGGAACTATAGTCAGGAAATATAGATATGTAActggcttttaaaaagaattaccattactaaaaatggaagaattgagagttcttttgAGTCATTTGTCCATTGTCATTAATGGTCTTACTGAGGAATATGATATGGATCAGCAAGTCATGGTAATTTATATCCATACCCTTACTTGATACCAACAGGGTCAATCTAAGTTTCCCTGGATGTATTTGGGAAGACCAGGTGATTACTGAAGCCAATACTTATATTCCTTAAGTTGTATTAAACTTCTATATTTAAGGCTGTCTTTGGTTACTTATAGAAAGTCTTCTGTATTTAACAGTGGGTAAAAGAATTTATAACTACTACCCATTGATGTCTTCAACTATAAATGGctaccttctcttctttccttagaCAGCAGTGCCTCAATTCTTTATTTCATACTCATTGACTAAATATTAGTTTGGAATATTACTGtagacagaaagaatgaaaagacaagACAAGTTCCTGCCTCAAGCCACTCAGAGACTGAACATTTCTGTGGTTTATTGGTTGTTAGTGCAACTAGAAAGTTGTTTTATCCACTTAGACCCCAAGCTTTATCTTTATGATGTTGGATCTCGTCAGCAGGATTCAGGGATTCAATGTTACCATCTTGGAGGCATTCTCTCACATCTGTTTGATGTCTACCTTCTGGCATCCTGCAAAATGCCTGCTATAACAGACTTGTCAGGAAGAGaacttggtttctttgttttagaagTTTCACTAAGATTGTTTAACTGCACTGCTTTGGGACTTTGGCAAGACAGAACATGGTAAAGAACTTGGGCAGAGGGAGATCCTTTCAACTCATGAGGGcagggagcagaaagagaagCCCAAGTCCTCACACAGCCTTCAGGAATGCAATTACATTGATCTTCATCCTTGAACTAGCCTGCTCAAAAATTTCAACTGCCTGCTGTGGAACCATCAGCTTGAGACCATTGAACTTGGAAAGACATTTAGGAGCCCAGCCACAACCCTGACCATTCTTTCTTTAGGTATTTACATTGCTCCTAGTCATTCTGTCTTACTGTGCCATGTAGGCTTCCTAGTATATGTTGTTCTATTTGAATTTCTTGCTCCTTCTTTTCTACTATAGCTGCTGGGTTCATTGTGCTTTATTTCAGCCAAATATGTATATTGAGTCCTAAATATTTGGTCAATCCAAAATGTGGTGTACCATAAATTGAAATGCCACATTGTATAAATAAAAGGTGgtagaaaacaaagaattaatGATTGTAATATTGCTATATTTGGAACAGTTACTATCACACTAGGTTTCTTTGAAATTAGAATTTAGTTGTAATCACATGTTGAAATGTTAGCATTACTGTCATTCAATAACTTAGCAACCAAAGAACTGAAAATCCAGTTAAtttttcttagtgttttattgTTGCAATGAAATGGACTGCATTTTAAAGAtgtaacaaagaagaaaaagtgaacaTTATGTGTTTACATGGTTTCTACTCTGAAAAGTTGACATTCTAGATTTCAGAGCAACTCAAGAATAGCATTCTTAAAATTAATTGGATTTTAGGGCATTGGAATTGTACAGTAAGAACAATCACTAAATTTGACAACTTGAATGCCATGGTAGAAAGTAAGGACCTATTTCCAAGGCTTTTCCTTCAACTTTCACATGCATTCCATGGAATTGATGTGATtctatactcacatatatacacacatacacgggcatacatacacacacacaaaacacaccacacatatacaaatatatacatgatacacacagatacacacaagtaataataaattaagattaaaaataaactgaatttaTTCATAATACCCGCTGATATAACAAACAAGAACACCAGCAAAAATTAACTTGCAAAGTAGTTAAAAACCATTCACAATAATTCTGGTTTTGGtgataaaaaattaacattttcttgttaggaagaaaaatgataaaaacataatTCACCTATAGAGTTTCTTTTATAACATGGCATTTCatactttgaatgaaaatgtaagTTAATGACTTACTCATATCACTCCTATTACTTTATATAGGCTGTCAAAAGTATTAAAATGTCAGTAAAATAAGTaatggctttgtttttaattcttgttaACAGTATGTTACTTTTagcattttatattaaataaaatgttattaaataaaaatcctgGGAGGGGGACTAGGAAGGAGCAACatctggaatataaataaataaaataattaataatttaaatagataaagttcattctttttgtcttttgatttttctcattccAATGTCATACTTAGTATGCATTCTCTGCATCAGAAAAGTATTGTCATATAACATTCACCCATGTTGGAAGCAGTGGCAGAAGTATGGAGTATTAGTGACAGATATCCTCAATCCAATGGTGAGAAGTAGTAGAAAGGGACAGATGTTAAAAACTTCTATGAGTCTTGCAGTCCAACCAAACAGACTCCATTCAATTTGAAGATCTGTGATGATTTCTTGTATTGAAGGCTTTCTTCTACTTTTTGAGGTGCTTCTCTTTAGGTATAAGGCTGTTTTCAGGATCATTCTTCCATTTTCTTAAAGATAGTAGATGTTTAAAGTGGAATTTTTCTATTGGATCATCTTGTATCAATTGATTTTTGTAGGTGATTTAAGAAATTAGAAtcctggtattgggtgagggcaAAGGattgaaaccctgagggccagcagaaagaatggaaacaggcaatcttaGGAGGTAGGAAGTTGAGGCGAAACTCCAGacacctgggaagtgagagactctcaggacttaaaggaagggaccttagatgaaatgtcctatagtAGGGAGAGTGAACTTATAGAGCTCCCCTCCATCAGGAAGACTGGGCATCAAGTGGaagaatggggttgccatcacacagtcacatctctgacccataattgttcctgtctgaaagaactgcagggatggaaatggagaggagcctgaggaagagaAGGTCCAGGGATGGGCCCGAAGTAGGATCCAGCTTACAGGGAGGTCCCAATAGcccactattactgaggctatggagtgctcacaaaaagggacctatcatgactgccctctgaaagaccaacaagcagctgaaagagtcagatgcagatatttgcatgcaaccaatggacagaagctgctgacctctgtggctgaattagggaaaagctagaagaagctgaggaggagggtgaccctggaGGAGGGACATCATTCTCCATTAACCTGGAACTCCTAGATCTCTCAGAtcctggaccaccaaccaggcagcatatactagctgatatgaggcccccaacacacataccgTAGAGGacttttgggtctgtgttcattcagagatgatgtacataactctcaagagactggaggtcccagggagtttagaggtcaggtagcatggggggtggggacattgACGTGAAGACAGGGGAtctggaggaagtatgggatgtggagcagtcggagggtggatgggggaaataaaatatggagtgtaaaattaattaattaattagttagttaatttaaaaagatattagaaTCCTGATAAAATTATATGCTCTTAGGAAGTAGagctaattatttttttaaatgactatgatgagtttgaaagaaagtaagaagAGGTATTTGAGTTTGGATGGAGAAAAACATAGGCGGAAATGTTGTAATTGTAATTGTTGCGGGGTATCCACTAGAGAAGACCTTTCAGACATGGATTTaaaccaatagaaagtctttattaccCCCTGGAAATGGGCAAAGAAACACCTTGTGGGTGGTATTGTTCTAatgttaggtcttttcatggtatttcagatttcctggatgttttgtgtaggGAGTTTCTTAgctttgacattttctttgactaatataCCCATgccttctattgtatcttctatgcctgagattctctctttcttttcttgggttctgttggtgatgcttgcatctgatgttcctgttctctttcctatgttttcca from the Mastomys coucha isolate ucsf_1 chromosome X, UCSF_Mcou_1, whole genome shotgun sequence genome contains:
- the LOC116088615 gene encoding melanoma antigen preferentially expressed in tumors-like — translated: MDHKDPATLLDLAMQSLLKNELIIIQSLEEIPRELFIPLFTAAFLGGCKKTLTAIVKVWPFFCLHIGKLRSHEAHSALLKAIIDGLQVLPALNSASRGSKLKVLDLRQDADCRTTCFQIRTKSFCFHACSYSQTSSRKRGEHSTVNFGSEAQMSRYPTELLVDLSLDGNLRTRAFLSFLLSKVEQSSGSLHLCCRDLQIDKLSDYNNTLKLLNLLCTDHLAVDQASLNDINTLLSQMVHLNSLSLSKITLASLNGKIFKSFLTQLEQMENLQELNLSFFCLTNRLHKLLRVLPRDLDYLNLPFCELSYRDFRFLSQCPQATHLKLLNISNNPISWEDSEPLQTLIDNVSGTLQHLEMNHCFITDSTIFSLIPALSHCSHLRVLSFSSNPITMSMLIRILQNVLPLMELKYVIYPIPVHCYERWYFQGTLNQQKLADVHAQLKAMLQAAQRSDMNWITFSE